The region GGCAGTGTACCGAAACATAAGTTAGATTACAGCACCAAAAGCCATCCCGACCATCGTAAGCATGAAAACGTCGTAAGTTATGGAGGCCGAAGAGGCCGCGAGCAGTCTTACAAGGCGAAAGCCCCTACAGAGCGTGCAGTCTCGCCATGAGACAAAAGAAACCACGCCCTAAGCCATTGTCGTCGGCTCCCTAGCCATCACCGAAACCCTACTCGCGACCAGTGTCAACATGATCCCAACACCAGTTGTCCAGTACCGTCCTGTGACGTGGCCTTGTGAACCCTGACCAAAACCACCATGGATCTCGCCAGCGAGGTCACAACCATCATCATCTGATCAAGCACAAACTTGAAGACACATCTTGTGGTTATATCTATCTTTTATGGAAGCATATCAGCTGGAAAACTCATCCCAAAATTGTTGGTGCCTGTGCACCATCAACTGATTGATACTATACATGGTCTGCATCATGCATGACTCCAGCGGATAAAACGAATGCAAGCTCATGGCTCATGCAGAGAAAGCATATTCCACATAACCACCCACAGATACATGCAATATTGCAACTCCACTTGACAAGTTGGGGTACTTAAACTTGCACAAAACTCTGCTTATATACATCCAACACGTACGCCAACGTCTACCACACTACACATGCGTGCAACTACCACCCAACAGACATCCACATGTACCAACAGTCAAACACACACCAACTCATGCGTGGATCTTGCAGAATAATCAAGATTCCAGCTAGTGGCACGTCACATGCATGCAGATCACGCGTgcaacggcgacggcggcggggccgAGCTCACGGCCGACTGCGCCGGGGCAGCTCCGGGAGCGGCCGTCACGGCGGCACCGCCGTTGCCGGCCGCCGAGCGCTTCAGGAACTCGATGCAGTCGTCCACGGCGTCGCTCGGGTACGACTCGGAGTAGGAGGGGCTCATGCGCACCGAGGCCGccctcgtcggcgcggcggccgtcgTGTGCTGCTGGAGCCGAGCGCCGGCCTTGGGAGACGAGGAGGCCGCCGATAGCATCGCCAGCCGCAGCAGCACCTCCCGGACGCGTTCCATCACGGAGGATGCCGCTGGGGGAGGAGCGCCGTGCTGCCGCGGCCTCCGCCGGACACCACCACCGCGCAGCCTCGGGATGCACGTAGCAGTGTTCGCCCTGAGGGGCTCG is a window of Triticum dicoccoides isolate Atlit2015 ecotype Zavitan chromosome 2B, WEW_v2.0, whole genome shotgun sequence DNA encoding:
- the LOC119366736 gene encoding uncharacterized protein LOC119366736; its protein translation is MEAEMYVHHAEPLRANTATCIPRLRGGGVRRRPRQHGAPPPAASSVMERVREVLLRLAMLSAASSSPKAGARLQQHTTAAAPTRAASVRMSPSYSESYPSDAVDDCIEFLKRSAAGNGGAAVTAAPGAAPAQSAVSSAPPPSPLHA